GGGGGGTGCTGCAAGAGCGTTTCCAAGTCCTGAACCCCACCTGGAGTGCTGAGGCCCATGGCCTGGCTCCTGATGGTGACGTCTTTCTCTCAGAGGAGCAAGTCCGGAGCTTTCAGGTCCCAACCTGCGTTCAATGTGGAGGCCATCTGAAACCAGATGTCGTTTTCTTCGGGGACACAGTGAACCCTGACAAGGTTGATTTTGTGCACAAGCGTGTAAAAGAAGCCGACTCCCTCTTGGTGGTGGGATCATCCTTGCAGGTATCTGACTTGGCAAGAGTGGTAACCACCCCTTGTGCGGGATTGGGAGTCCTGGAGAGACACCCTGTTTGGTTTAACTTTTTCTAGATCTAGAGAACCTAGACATTCTTATGTGTGTCTTTTCTCCGTGCAGGTATACTCTGGTTACAGGTTTATCCTCACTGCCTGGGAGAAGAAGCTCCCGATTGCAATACTGAACATTGGGCCCACACGGTCGGATGACTTGGCGTGTCTGAAACTGAATTCTCGTTGTGGAGAGTTGCTGCCTTTGATAGACCCATGCTGACCACAGCCTGATATTCCAGAACCTGGAACAGGGACTTTCACTTGAATCTTGCTGCTAAATGTAAATGCCTTCTCAAATGACAGATTCCAGTTCCCATTCAACAGAGTAGGGTGCACTGACAAAGTATAGAAGGTTC
This sequence is a window from Homo sapiens chromosome 12, GRCh38.p14 Primary Assembly. Protein-coding genes within it:
- the SIRT4 gene encoding NAD-dependent protein lipoamidase sirtuin-4, mitochondrial isoform 2 (isoform 2 is encoded by transcript variant 4), yielding MKMSFALTFRSAKGRWIANPSQPCSKASIGLFVPASPPLDPEKVKELQRFITLSKRLLVMTGAGISTESGIPDYRVLCLDCGEQTPRGVLQERFQVLNPTWSAEAHGLAPDGDVFLSEEQVRSFQVPTCVQCGGHLKPDVVFFGDTVNPDKVDFVHKRVKEADSLLVVGSSLQVYSGYRFILTAWEKKLPIAILNIGPTRSDDLACLKLNSRCGELLPLIDPC